CATCATCAACATATTCAGTAAAAGCAGTTGTTAATTTTTTACCTTTAAACGTATCTGAAATCTCAAAGCACTTATCTAATGTATCGTGTTCTGCCAGAAGCTTTGCCGCTCCCTTTGCTCCGATCCCACGCATACCAGGGATATTATCTGATGTATCTCCAACCATTGATAAGTAATCTACAATTTGGTCAGGGCGAACACCCATCTTTTCAAAGACGCCTTTTTCATCGTAGGTAACATCTTTCATCGTATCCAGCATCTTAATATTGCCACCTACAAATTGCATTAAATCCTTATCACCTGAGGCTATAAGAATTTCATCAAAGTCATCCTTCCACTGAGTCACAGATGAGCCGATAATATCATCAGCTTCATAATTTTCATCTGCAACATTTAGAAGTCCCATTTTATCAATTAACTCTTTAATAAGAGAAAACTGAGGAACTAAATCCTCTGGTGGTTCTGAGCGATTTGCCTTGTACTCTTCATACATTTCATTACGAAATGATCCTCCCGATGTATCTCGAGCTAAGAGCATATGAGTCGGCCTATAATTGGCCATAATTTTAAGAAGCATTGAAAGAACACCATACGTTGCATTAACAGGTGTACCATTTGGTGCCGTCATTGGACGGATTGCGAAAAACGCACGGAATATAAAGTTACTGACGTCGACGACGATTAATCTTTTCTTTGACATATAATCTCCAATTTATGCTATAAATCTAGCCAATTATGTTGAATCTGTTAATGATTAATATAGGACCAAGTTATGGACAATGCACAAAAACAAGAGCTGTATAATAATGTAAAAAGAGATATCTTTGCGATTTGCGAAGGTGAATCGAATACAATTGCAAAAATGGCCACAATCTCTTGTGTATTAAAGCAGGCTTTTCCACACTTTTATTGGTGTGGGTTCTATAATGTTGATAACTCAAAAGAATCTGAACTCGTTGTTGGCCCTTACCAAGGGACTCTTGGCTGTTTACGCATTCCATTTGGTAAAGGAGTGTGCGGAACAGCTGCTCAATCTTTAGAAACACAAATTGTTGAAGATGTTTATGCAATTGAAAATCACATCACTTGTGATCCTAAGAGCCAGTCTGAAATTGTCGTGCCTGTTTTAGAAAATGGAAAGCTAATCTCAGTGTTAGATATTGATAGTGATGTGAAAGCAAGTTTCAATGATATAGATAAAGAAAACCTCGAAGAGATAATTAACAGAGTATTTAATTAGGTTGGAGTTCCTTGATCTTCAAACCAATTCGCCTGTCTCTTTTTAATAGCGAGCATCGTGTCATCATTGGCCATAACTGTAGTATCGGCCATAACATCACCTAATCTGTGACCTGAATCTAGTTTATATAAAAGATATAATTCAATTCCGACCATTGGAATACCAATTATCACGGCCATAAACCAACCAAGAACTGGAATAATGGCAAAAATAAGTGGAATAATAAAAGGCAGATTACGAACAAAGCTCTGCTTCAATGAACAAGGTGTTCCATCAACAAGAGAGATAACGCGAAAGCCAATAAACTTCTTTCCTACCGATTGACCATTTTGGATCGCATCTGCAAAAGTTAAATAAACAATGGAAAAAAGAATACCGATTGGATAGAGAAATAGCGATAACACAAGAACAATAAATAGGTCTATTGCCTTTGCTAATATCCTTGAAAAACGTGCAACCTTTATGGCCGACTTCAATAAGTACTTTCTATCCATAATAAATATCTTATCCTATGAATTTTATTAGAAAACAAGGCATTTTTTGCACCACGTTCAAATAAGGAATATTAAGTAAAGAAATACTTTAACTTCTCTATAGACCAATAGATGATCACTAATAGCCAAAAATAATATTTTAAGTTATAAATGTAGACTGAAAGAAAGAAGAGCAAAAAAGCTCTGGAGGATAATTATATGAGTACTGTTGGTAAAACTGACGTAGCAAATTTTGAATCTGATGTATTAAAGAACGCAAAGCCAGTTCTAGTTGATTTTTGGGCAGAATGGTGT
This sequence is a window from Halobacteriovorax vibrionivorans. Protein-coding genes within it:
- a CDS encoding GAF domain-containing protein; its protein translation is MDNAQKQELYNNVKRDIFAICEGESNTIAKMATISCVLKQAFPHFYWCGFYNVDNSKESELVVGPYQGTLGCLRIPFGKGVCGTAAQSLETQIVEDVYAIENHITCDPKSQSEIVVPVLENGKLISVLDIDSDVKASFNDIDKENLEEIINRVFN
- a CDS encoding RDD family protein encodes the protein MDRKYLLKSAIKVARFSRILAKAIDLFIVLVLSLFLYPIGILFSIVYLTFADAIQNGQSVGKKFIGFRVISLVDGTPCSLKQSFVRNLPFIIPLIFAIIPVLGWFMAVIIGIPMVGIELYLLYKLDSGHRLGDVMADTTVMANDDTMLAIKKRQANWFEDQGTPT